The following proteins are encoded in a genomic region of Gossypium hirsutum isolate 1008001.06 chromosome D05, Gossypium_hirsutum_v2.1, whole genome shotgun sequence:
- the LOC107902920 gene encoding protein GRIM REAPER, with product MASNTLNLIAILSLTISILLSLYPQPAISFQMEDFDGDEEYVLDHPVIIPNLRSRSRFLKTSPTKDKIRKGADCDPHPSLNICKGISANNGTSLLYCCKTHCRNVLSDRNNCGKCGNRCKFGQRCCGGVCTNVANNVNHCGKCGNQCSSGVQCDNGFCGYA from the coding sequence ATGGCTTCTAACACTCTCAACCTCATTGCCATCCTCTCGCTTACCATCTCAATCCTCTTATCTTTGTATCCTCAACCAGCCATTTCATTCCAAATGGAAGATTTCGACGGCGACGAAGAATATGTGCTCGATCATCCTGTCATTATCCCTAACCTTCGATCGAGAAGCCGGTTCTTAAAGACCTCGCCGACGAAAGATAAGATCAGGAAAGGTGCCGATTGTGATCCTCACCCTTCTCTAAACATATGCAAGGGTATTTCCGCAAACAACGGGACCAGTCTACTGTATTGCTGTAAGACGCATTGTCGTAACGTGCTTAGTGATCGGAACAACTGCGGAAAATGTGGCAACCGGTGCAAGTTCGGGCAACGTTGCTGCGGTGGAGTTTGTACTAATGTTGCTAACAACGTCAACCACTGTGGCAAGTGTGGCAATCAGTGCTCGTCTGGAGTTCAGTGTGATAATGGATTTTGTGGTTATGCTTAG